One window of the Vigna radiata var. radiata cultivar VC1973A chromosome 1, Vradiata_ver6, whole genome shotgun sequence genome contains the following:
- the LOC106775472 gene encoding uncharacterized protein LOC106775472 isoform X1 → MEEEQRVAQVEVAKQRCKCVIDAIDKLPCSTNITHSCKRTLLKLARAELAFLSRPSSSSGPLSVNIGHLETVVHILQQPFITGVSRVCKSIPLSPSVSSEERRGSSLKHIHVDVVCTLNRKPVWIIVSDRNPEYISWERSRKSKGLKLRIQEVLAAAQSNLTLRPSSVILFFANGLATNIYNKLRDELGAYEIQLDFSVFSSDVLEETEGDWINVIARSYRNSCVLEINPAVGKDVVPNSGCIIQGSAVDSSQIDLSVGKAETQPQQLEENARTGDYSHLELFVDEAKTQPQPIGENVGINLGDTFCSILMGMKPSSMEIKNFESAKPGNLLGETDLVNFDTTALIALVSGISNGGTDKLLATPESEMRQRFKGNFDFVIGQIMSEIQNPIHLKFGRILHGKHGLICESVLVEFKELVLMCGGPNEKLRAARLIDYLRVVPDTPSERMMGLPTTRKLALKNKVVFGTGDHWHAPTLTANMAFVRAVSQTGMSLSTIEHRPRALTGD, encoded by the exons ATGGAGGAGGAACAAAGGGTTGCACAAGTCGAAGTGGCGAAGCAGAGATGCAAGTGCGTCATTGATGCCATTGACAAGTTACCTTGTTCCACCAACATCACTCACTCGTGTAAACGAACCCTCCTGAAATTGGCACGTGCCGAGCTCGCTTTCCTCTCTCGCCCCTCGTCTTCTTCTGGGCCCCTCAG TGTCAACATTGGGCACCTTGAAACAGTTGTCCATATTCTCCAGCAGCCTTTCATTACTGGAGTTTCTCGAGTTTGCAAGTCAATCCCACTCTCACCTTCTGTTAGCAGTGAGGAAAGACGTGGTTCTTCTCTTAAACACATTCATGTTGATGTGGTTTGTACCCTCAACAGGAAGCCTGTCTGGATTATAGTATCTGATAGAAATCCAGAGTATATTTCTTGGGAAAGAAGCCGTAAAAGTAAGGGTTTAAAGCTACGGATTCAAGAAGTACTTGCTGCTGCGCAGTCTAACTTAACATTAAGACCTTCCTCAGTCattcttttctttgccaatggGCTTGCAACCAACATTTACAACAAACTTCGAGATGAACTTGGGGCATATGAAATCCAGTTGGATTTCTCAGTTTTCAGTTCTGACGTGTTGGAAGAAACTGAAGGTGACTGGATAAATGTTATTGCAAGATCATACAGAAATTCATGTGTCCTTGAAATTAACCCTGCTGTTGGCAAGGATGTTGTTCCAAATTCTGGGTGTATTATTCAAGGTTCGGCTGTGGACTCTTCCCAAATAGATCTTTCAGTAGGAAAAGCTGAAACTCAACCACAACAATTGGAAGAAAATGCCAGAACTGGGGACTACTCTCATCTTGAGCTTTTCGTAGATGAAGCCAAAACTCAACCACAGCCTATAGGAGAGAATGTTGGAATAAACTTGGGTGATACATTCTGTTCCATTCTTATGGGAATGAAACCAAGTTCCATGgagattaaaaattttgaatccGCAAAACCTGGGAATCTCTTAGGTGAGACCGACCTAGTAAATTTTGATACAACAGCTTTGATAGCTCTTGTTTCAGGTATTAGTAATGGTGGAACAGATAAACTTCTGGCCACTCCTGAGAGTGAAATGAGGCAGCGGTTTAAGGGAAACTTCGACTTTGTGATTGGTCAA ATAATGTCTGAAATTCAAAACCCAATCCATTTGAAATTTGGTAGAATCCTACATGGAAAGCATGGCCTAATTTGTGAGAGTGTTCTTGTGGAATTTAAGGAGTTGGTATTGATGTGTGGAGGACCCAATGAGAAACTGAGAGCTGCCAGATTGATAGATTATCTCAG GGTTGTTCCTGATACTCCCTCAGAGCGCATGATGGGCCTCCCAACAACAAGAAAGCTGGCACTGAAAAACAAAGTTGTCTTTGGCACTGGTGACCATTGGCATGCCCCTACTTTAACTGCAAATATGGCATTTGTCAGAGCAGTTTCACAGACAGGGATGTCCCTTTCTACTATTGAACATAGACCAAGGGCCTTAACTGGTGATTAG
- the LOC106775472 gene encoding uncharacterized protein LOC106775472 isoform X2, with protein sequence MEEEQRVAQVEVAKQRCKCVIDAIDKLPCSTNITHSCKRTLLKLARAELAFLSRPSSSSGPLSVNIGHLETVVHILQQPFITGVSRVCKSIPLSPSVSSEERRGSSLKHIHVDVVCTLNRKPVWIIVSDRNPEYISWERSRKSKGLKLRIQEVLAAAQSNLTLRPSSVILFFANGLATNIYNKLRDELGAYEIQLDFSVFSSDVLEETEGDWINVIARSYRNSCVLEINPAVGKDVVPNSGCIIQGSAVDSSQIDLSVGKAETQPQQLEENARTGDYSHLELFVDEAKTQPQPIGENVGINLGDTFCSILMGMKPSSMEIKNFESAKPGNLLGETDLVNFDTTALIALVSGISNGGTDKLLATPESEMRQRFKGNFDFVIGQIMSEIQNPIHLKFGRILHGKHGLICESVLVEFKELVLMCGGPNEKLRAARLIDYLSA encoded by the exons ATGGAGGAGGAACAAAGGGTTGCACAAGTCGAAGTGGCGAAGCAGAGATGCAAGTGCGTCATTGATGCCATTGACAAGTTACCTTGTTCCACCAACATCACTCACTCGTGTAAACGAACCCTCCTGAAATTGGCACGTGCCGAGCTCGCTTTCCTCTCTCGCCCCTCGTCTTCTTCTGGGCCCCTCAG TGTCAACATTGGGCACCTTGAAACAGTTGTCCATATTCTCCAGCAGCCTTTCATTACTGGAGTTTCTCGAGTTTGCAAGTCAATCCCACTCTCACCTTCTGTTAGCAGTGAGGAAAGACGTGGTTCTTCTCTTAAACACATTCATGTTGATGTGGTTTGTACCCTCAACAGGAAGCCTGTCTGGATTATAGTATCTGATAGAAATCCAGAGTATATTTCTTGGGAAAGAAGCCGTAAAAGTAAGGGTTTAAAGCTACGGATTCAAGAAGTACTTGCTGCTGCGCAGTCTAACTTAACATTAAGACCTTCCTCAGTCattcttttctttgccaatggGCTTGCAACCAACATTTACAACAAACTTCGAGATGAACTTGGGGCATATGAAATCCAGTTGGATTTCTCAGTTTTCAGTTCTGACGTGTTGGAAGAAACTGAAGGTGACTGGATAAATGTTATTGCAAGATCATACAGAAATTCATGTGTCCTTGAAATTAACCCTGCTGTTGGCAAGGATGTTGTTCCAAATTCTGGGTGTATTATTCAAGGTTCGGCTGTGGACTCTTCCCAAATAGATCTTTCAGTAGGAAAAGCTGAAACTCAACCACAACAATTGGAAGAAAATGCCAGAACTGGGGACTACTCTCATCTTGAGCTTTTCGTAGATGAAGCCAAAACTCAACCACAGCCTATAGGAGAGAATGTTGGAATAAACTTGGGTGATACATTCTGTTCCATTCTTATGGGAATGAAACCAAGTTCCATGgagattaaaaattttgaatccGCAAAACCTGGGAATCTCTTAGGTGAGACCGACCTAGTAAATTTTGATACAACAGCTTTGATAGCTCTTGTTTCAGGTATTAGTAATGGTGGAACAGATAAACTTCTGGCCACTCCTGAGAGTGAAATGAGGCAGCGGTTTAAGGGAAACTTCGACTTTGTGATTGGTCAA ATAATGTCTGAAATTCAAAACCCAATCCATTTGAAATTTGGTAGAATCCTACATGGAAAGCATGGCCTAATTTGTGAGAGTGTTCTTGTGGAATTTAAGGAGTTGGTATTGATGTGTGGAGGACCCAATGAGAAACTGAGAGCTGCCAGATTGATAGATTATCTCAG TGCCTAA